One genomic segment of Rhodothermales bacterium includes these proteins:
- the nadD gene encoding nicotinate (nicotinamide) nucleotide adenylyltransferase has translation MAKDEAHPDRPPLQLRTGDRVGIFGGSFNPPHVAHLAVAEAARDQVGLDRVVWIPAATPPHKQRQDLPAAEHRLAMTRRAVSDNGAFVVSDLEIERAGVSYTVETVRALQATYPEVAFHLLVGGDSFAQFSTWVEPGEIARRVPLIVYPRPGADLSTVSPSLMARATMLDRPLLDPSSTALRRLLRAGRSVRYLVPDAVLAYIAEHELYAGA, from the coding sequence ATGGCGAAGGACGAGGCCCATCCCGATCGCCCGCCGCTCCAGCTCCGCACGGGAGACCGCGTGGGGATCTTCGGCGGGAGCTTCAACCCGCCGCACGTCGCGCACCTCGCCGTCGCCGAGGCCGCGCGGGACCAGGTCGGATTGGACCGCGTCGTGTGGATTCCGGCCGCGACGCCGCCGCACAAACAGCGGCAGGACCTACCCGCCGCCGAGCACCGTCTCGCGATGACGCGTCGCGCCGTCTCGGACAATGGCGCCTTCGTGGTGTCCGATTTGGAGATCGAGCGGGCGGGCGTGTCGTACACCGTAGAGACGGTTCGGGCGTTGCAGGCGACGTATCCCGAGGTCGCGTTCCACCTCCTCGTCGGCGGCGATAGCTTCGCGCAGTTCAGCACGTGGGTGGAGCCCGGAGAGATCGCCCGCCGCGTCCCGCTCATCGTGTACCCCCGGCCCGGTGCCGACCTGTCGACGGTGTCGCCGTCGCTGATGGCGCGGGCGACGATGCTCGATCGTCCTTTGCTGGATCCCTCTAGCACGGCGCTGCGCCGCTTGCTGCGCGCGGGTCGATCGGTCCGCTATCTCGTGCCCGATGCCGTGCTGGCGTACATCGCCGAGCACGAGTTGTACGCCGGCGCCTAG
- a CDS encoding glycoside hydrolase family 3 protein, producing MTDLDRLRSKAAGLLVVRLGSNMKPPRRAEEDAVGVAGLLDRYPIGGVILFNGTWPETRATLIGLQRRAARPLLVMTDMERGLGQQVAGATMFPHAAAFGALDDAEEAVERFARAGAREALACGVHVTFSPVADVNRNPDNPIISTRAFGDEPEPVAALVAAYVRGCRAEGLLSTAKHFPGHGNTTEDSHAVLPTVSDSRDVLERTDFVPFRAAIEAGCELVMTAHVAYPALDPSGRPATLSAPILQGLLRDELGFEGVVISDSLHMGGIQSEGQSEVDLAIEQVRAGVDLLLDAQDPAAIIEGLAAAVERGDLDEAVLDRALARADRLRDRLTDRFGADVFTEPGEAVAASEVGAEEHAWLATRTARHAVTGDAVRFETGEGLLAVLVKPHASHLDPPEQPLGAALRAALPGVTYREVGPGTDADARAAIVEEARAAQRVLVALVVKPAAWHAFGLPPEQQAFVEALVGAQPAVVASLGSPRVLEDFVGAAGRLCTFSDAPVAQRALADVLAGDA from the coding sequence GTGACCGATCTCGACCGCCTCCGTTCCAAAGCCGCGGGCCTCCTCGTCGTCCGCCTCGGCTCCAACATGAAACCGCCGCGCCGCGCCGAGGAAGACGCCGTTGGCGTGGCCGGTCTCCTCGACCGCTACCCCATCGGCGGCGTCATCCTCTTCAACGGGACGTGGCCCGAGACGCGCGCCACCCTCATCGGCCTGCAGCGGCGCGCGGCGCGCCCGCTCCTCGTAATGACCGACATGGAGCGCGGGCTCGGGCAGCAGGTGGCCGGAGCAACGATGTTCCCACACGCCGCCGCCTTCGGCGCGCTCGACGATGCGGAGGAAGCGGTCGAGCGCTTCGCGCGGGCGGGGGCGCGGGAGGCCCTCGCGTGCGGCGTCCACGTCACGTTCTCACCCGTCGCCGACGTCAACCGCAACCCCGACAACCCGATCATCTCGACGCGAGCGTTCGGTGACGAGCCCGAGCCCGTGGCGGCGCTCGTGGCGGCCTACGTCCGCGGCTGTCGCGCCGAGGGCCTGCTCTCGACGGCGAAGCACTTCCCCGGCCACGGCAACACGACGGAGGACTCGCACGCTGTCCTTCCCACGGTCAGCGATTCCCGCGACGTGCTCGAACGGACGGACTTCGTCCCCTTCCGCGCCGCCATCGAGGCGGGCTGTGAGCTCGTGATGACAGCGCACGTCGCCTATCCCGCACTCGACCCGAGCGGGCGGCCGGCGACACTCTCGGCGCCGATCCTGCAGGGCCTGTTGCGCGACGAGCTCGGTTTCGAGGGCGTCGTGATCTCGGACAGCCTGCACATGGGCGGCATCCAGTCGGAGGGGCAGAGCGAGGTGGACCTCGCGATCGAGCAGGTCCGCGCGGGCGTCGACCTGCTGCTCGATGCGCAGGATCCGGCGGCGATCATCGAAGGGCTCGCGGCGGCCGTCGAACGAGGCGACTTGGACGAGGCCGTGCTGGACCGCGCGCTCGCCCGCGCCGACCGGCTCCGCGACCGGCTGACGGATCGGTTCGGCGCCGACGTGTTCACCGAGCCCGGCGAGGCCGTGGCGGCCAGCGAGGTCGGGGCCGAGGAGCACGCATGGCTGGCGACGCGGACGGCCCGCCACGCCGTCACGGGCGATGCCGTCCGGTTCGAGACGGGGGAGGGGCTGCTCGCCGTGCTCGTCAAGCCCCACGCTTCCCACCTCGACCCGCCGGAGCAGCCGCTCGGCGCGGCGCTGCGGGCGGCGCTGCCCGGCGTGACGTACCGCGAGGTCGGGCCGGGGACGGACGCCGACGCGCGAGCAGCGATCGTCGAGGAGGCACGGGCGGCGCAGCGTGTGCTCGTCGCCCTCGTCGTCAAGCCGGCGGCGTGGCACGCGTTCGGGCTGCCGCCCGAGCAGCAGGCGTTCGTCGAAGCGCTCGTCGGGGCGCAGCCGGCCGTCGTCGCATCGCTGGGGAGCCCGCGCGTGCTGGAAGACTTCGTCGGAGCTGCCGGTCGGCTCTGCACGTTCAGCGACGCCCCCGTCGCGCAGCGCGCCCTCGCCGACGTGCTCGCGGGCGACGCGTGA
- a CDS encoding PhoU domain-containing protein encodes MSLFSFFTGKQPPLIDDALRAIDVMLEVSGEMLEASLACLLDNEALEMDLSARDAEVNQSEQEVRRLVLEHLAIDPERERIQSLILVSAVQEAERIGDLAKSLSAASTLADAPRLSPHAEPLRQLRDRLFHMLEDTRKGFVQADARAARRVMDEHTEIKGVVADYLQRLAHADDVTPNEAVVYAISVRMMSRISSHLSNIVSSTLVPFDQIRRPAS; translated from the coding sequence ATGAGCCTATTCTCCTTTTTTACCGGCAAGCAACCTCCGCTCATCGACGACGCCCTGCGCGCCATCGACGTGATGCTGGAGGTGTCCGGCGAGATGTTGGAAGCCTCGCTCGCGTGCCTGCTCGACAACGAAGCGCTCGAGATGGACCTCTCGGCGCGGGACGCCGAAGTGAACCAGAGTGAGCAGGAGGTCCGTCGCCTCGTGCTCGAACACCTCGCCATCGACCCGGAGCGCGAGCGGATCCAATCGCTCATCCTCGTCTCCGCCGTGCAGGAAGCGGAGCGGATCGGCGACCTCGCCAAGTCGCTCTCCGCGGCGTCCACGCTCGCCGACGCGCCCCGGCTGAGCCCGCACGCCGAGCCGTTGCGCCAGCTTCGTGACCGGCTCTTTCACATGCTCGAAGACACGCGGAAAGGCTTCGTCCAGGCGGATGCGCGCGCCGCGCGCCGCGTCATGGACGAGCACACCGAGATCAAAGGGGTCGTCGCCGACTACCTCCAACGGCTCGCGCACGCCGACGACGTGACGCCGAACGAGGCCGTCGTCTACGCCATCTCGGTTCGGATGATGAGCCGCATCTCGTCGCACCTCTCGAACATCGTCTCGTCCACCCTCGTCCCCTTCGACCAGATCCGCCGCCCCGCCTCGTAA
- a CDS encoding thioredoxin family protein produces the protein MARTLSETAAPGTAAPDFALPIANPEVDDRGGPTRQLGDYAEAEALVVVFMCNHCPYVHAVEDRLTALAREVAPRVQVVGICSNDAERYPADSFEAMAERARAKAYPFPYLHDESQTAARAYGAVCTPDFFVYDADRRLAYRGRLDDGRPGQPATRPDLRRALDELLETGAVTAEQVPSMGCSIKWKDPA, from the coding sequence ATGGCCCGCACGCTCTCCGAAACCGCCGCCCCCGGCACTGCCGCCCCCGACTTCGCCCTCCCGATCGCGAACCCGGAGGTGGACGACCGCGGTGGCCCGACCCGTCAACTGGGCGATTACGCGGAGGCCGAAGCGCTCGTCGTCGTATTCATGTGCAACCATTGCCCGTACGTCCACGCCGTCGAGGACCGGTTGACCGCGCTCGCGCGGGAGGTCGCGCCCCGCGTGCAGGTCGTCGGCATCTGCTCCAACGACGCCGAGCGCTACCCCGCCGACTCGTTCGAGGCGATGGCGGAGCGGGCGCGGGCGAAGGCGTATCCGTTCCCGTATCTCCACGACGAAAGCCAGACGGCCGCCCGCGCCTACGGAGCCGTCTGCACGCCCGACTTCTTCGTCTACGACGCCGACCGCCGCCTCGCCTACCGAGGCCGCCTCGATGACGGTCGCCCCGGCCAGCCCGCGACGCGCCCCGACCTCCGCCGCGCGCTCGACGAACTGTTGGAGACAGGCGCGGTCACGGCCGAGCAAGTCCCGTCGATGGGGTGCAGCATCAAGTGGAAGGACCCTGCGTAG
- a CDS encoding phenylalanine 4-monooxygenase: protein MLDDKIAAPAVAPEKENYVSAYEKEGVGDVDPRCIPHDLQGTPPIGDEIAPPTYPQGDHDTWNFLFDRQMELLPGRASETYLEGVHKLGLSNDGIPALRDLSRVLDRTTGWKVARIPGLLHERDFFRLLSDRLFPSTDYIRGPEELDYTPAPDMFHDIFGHMPTLTQPAFADFYQLFGRAALGAKGVDRQSLERFHWFTVEFGLVADPAGYRIFGAGVMSSKGEVLHALSDNVEHRPFSPEAVISQDYDVWHLQPILFVLESFEQLVEEFEGWAKSRGLL, encoded by the coding sequence ATGCTAGACGATAAGATCGCCGCCCCCGCCGTAGCTCCCGAAAAAGAGAACTACGTGTCCGCGTATGAAAAAGAGGGCGTTGGGGATGTGGACCCGCGCTGCATCCCGCACGACCTCCAGGGCACGCCGCCGATCGGTGACGAGATCGCCCCGCCGACGTATCCGCAGGGCGACCACGACACGTGGAATTTCCTCTTCGACCGGCAGATGGAACTGCTGCCCGGCCGCGCCAGCGAGACGTACCTCGAAGGCGTCCACAAGCTCGGCCTCTCGAACGACGGCATCCCCGCGCTCCGCGACCTCAGCCGCGTCCTCGACCGGACGACGGGGTGGAAGGTGGCCCGCATCCCCGGCCTCCTCCACGAGCGCGACTTCTTCCGCCTCCTCTCTGACCGGCTGTTCCCCTCCACCGACTACATCCGCGGGCCTGAAGAGCTCGACTATACGCCCGCGCCCGACATGTTTCACGACATCTTCGGGCACATGCCGACGCTCACGCAGCCGGCCTTCGCCGACTTCTACCAGCTCTTTGGCCGCGCCGCGCTCGGTGCGAAAGGCGTGGACCGCCAGAGCCTCGAACGCTTCCACTGGTTCACCGTCGAGTTCGGCCTCGTCGCGGACCCCGCCGGGTACCGCATCTTCGGCGCGGGCGTCATGTCGTCGAAGGGGGAGGTCCTGCACGCGCTCTCGGACAACGTAGAGCACCGACCGTTCTCGCCCGAAGCCGTCATCAGTCAGGACTACGACGTGTGGCACCTCCAGCCGATCCTCTTCGTGCTCGAATCGTTCGAGCAGCTCGTCGAGGAGTTCGAGGGGTGGGCGAAGAGCCGGGGCCTGCTCTGA
- a CDS encoding acylphosphatase: protein MTDPAPSPSSDLTGGEERLVAEVHGLVQGVGFRYFTRGVARKLNLKGFVRNDPDGVVTVVAEGRRADLDALLDALHDGPDLAEVDTVDEVWEAPRGRFDAFSIAYY, encoded by the coding sequence ATGACCGACCCTGCCCCCAGCCCCTCCTCCGATCTAACCGGTGGGGAGGAACGTCTCGTCGCCGAAGTGCACGGGCTCGTGCAGGGCGTGGGGTTCCGCTACTTCACGCGCGGCGTCGCGCGCAAGCTGAACCTCAAGGGCTTCGTCCGCAACGACCCCGACGGCGTCGTCACTGTCGTCGCCGAGGGCCGCCGGGCCGACCTCGACGCCCTCCTCGACGCGCTCCACGACGGGCCCGACCTCGCCGAAGTCGACACGGTGGACGAGGTCTGGGAGGCCCCGCGCGGCCGCTTCGACGCCTTCTCCATCGCGTACTACTAG
- a CDS encoding PIG-L deacetylase family protein produces the protein MDYRRALVLAPHTDDAELGCGGTMARLLEGGTEVHVMVFSTASDSLPDDKPPDTLKQEFYAAAETLGIPEERCYVYDYRVRRLSYSRQEVLEEMVRIRRQVDPDLVLLPSGNDLHQDHQVVHAEGLRAFKDVTVLGYELPWNHITFDATAFVTLEPRHLDAKWAAMQAYRSQFDLGRPYFKRDFMDGLARVRGTQVKVEIAEAFEVLRIKL, from the coding sequence ATGGACTACCGCCGCGCCCTCGTGCTCGCCCCCCACACCGACGACGCGGAGCTAGGCTGCGGCGGCACGATGGCCCGCCTGCTCGAAGGTGGCACCGAGGTCCACGTGATGGTCTTCTCGACGGCCAGCGACTCGCTCCCCGACGACAAGCCGCCGGACACGCTGAAGCAGGAGTTCTACGCCGCCGCCGAGACGCTCGGCATCCCCGAGGAGCGGTGCTACGTGTACGACTACCGCGTCCGCCGCCTCTCGTACTCGCGGCAGGAGGTGCTCGAAGAGATGGTCCGCATCCGCCGCCAGGTCGACCCCGACCTCGTGCTTCTGCCGTCGGGGAACGACCTCCATCAGGATCACCAAGTCGTCCACGCCGAAGGGCTGCGGGCATTCAAAGACGTGACCGTCCTCGGCTACGAGCTGCCGTGGAACCACATCACGTTCGACGCTACGGCGTTCGTCACGCTCGAACCGCGCCACCTCGACGCGAAGTGGGCGGCGATGCAGGCGTACCGCTCGCAGTTCGATCTCGGCCGGCCGTACTTCAAGCGCGACTTCATGGACGGGCTCGCTCGCGTGCGCGGGACGCAGGTGAAGGTCGAGATCGCCGAGGCGTTCGAAGTCTTGCGGATCAAGCTGTGA
- a CDS encoding ATP-grasp domain-containing protein — protein sequence MSALRILVTGVGAPGIRGTLYALRQGDRPIYTVGTDLSERAVGRLLTDAFYTVPPPEAPHYLDALRLICRAERIDVLIPQTTREIAVLSRFRDDFGDTRVLVSGADAVAAANDKGAVLQAFESLGLPVPAYRTTQSESELIEAAEALGYPGRAVVVKPPVSNGMRGLRVLREGAWDTRRFLAEKPSGIDLALDDLLAIFRRGQERGDDWQALLVTEYLPGPEYSVDAFRGSRFAVALPRRRDAVRSGISFETTGLPERADLIEPTLRAAEHLGLEYAFGFQFKDDADGAPKVLECNPRVQGTMVASVFGGVNPIWLGVQEVLGEPPDALPAPPEATFFQRYWGGIGMRGDSAFEI from the coding sequence GTGAGCGCGCTCCGCATCCTCGTCACGGGCGTGGGCGCACCCGGCATCCGTGGCACGCTCTACGCGCTGCGGCAGGGCGACCGGCCGATCTACACCGTCGGGACGGACCTCAGCGAGCGCGCCGTGGGCCGCCTGCTCACCGACGCGTTTTACACCGTTCCGCCGCCGGAGGCACCGCACTACCTCGACGCGCTCCGGCTCATCTGCCGCGCCGAACGCATCGACGTGCTGATCCCGCAGACGACGCGCGAGATCGCCGTGCTCTCGCGCTTCCGCGACGACTTCGGCGACACCCGCGTCCTCGTGAGCGGGGCGGACGCCGTCGCGGCGGCGAACGATAAAGGCGCGGTGCTGCAGGCGTTCGAATCGCTCGGCCTGCCGGTCCCGGCGTATCGCACGACGCAGAGTGAGAGCGAGTTGATCGAAGCTGCCGAAGCGCTCGGCTATCCCGGGCGCGCGGTGGTCGTGAAGCCGCCCGTGTCGAACGGGATGCGCGGGCTCCGCGTGCTGCGCGAGGGGGCGTGGGACACCCGCCGCTTCCTCGCCGAGAAACCGAGCGGGATTGACCTCGCGCTCGACGACCTACTCGCCATCTTCCGGCGAGGGCAGGAGCGCGGCGACGACTGGCAGGCGCTGCTCGTGACCGAATACCTGCCCGGCCCCGAATATTCCGTCGATGCCTTCCGTGGGAGCCGGTTCGCCGTCGCCCTCCCGCGCCGTCGCGACGCGGTCCGCAGCGGGATCTCGTTCGAGACGACGGGGCTGCCCGAGCGCGCCGACCTCATCGAACCGACGCTGCGGGCGGCCGAGCACCTCGGGCTGGAATACGCCTTCGGCTTCCAGTTCAAAGACGACGCCGACGGCGCGCCGAAGGTGCTGGAGTGCAACCCGCGCGTGCAGGGGACGATGGTGGCGAGCGTCTTCGGCGGCGTCAACCCGATCTGGCTCGGCGTGCAGGAAGTGCTCGGCGAGCCGCCCGACGCCCTCCCCGCACCGCCGGAAGCCACGTTCTTTCAGCGATACTGGGGCGGGATCGGCATGCGCGGCGACAGCGCCTTCGAGATATGA
- a CDS encoding PHP domain-containing protein, translating to MTDLFAGRVLFHCHTSHTDGRPTVDDYVCYAAEHGIERVVFLEHIRRVPSYDVPAFADEVRASGERHGVPTNVGFEAKVLPGGELDIADEHLALADVTGIAEHGFPDDAALWEASLRQAFETYGGDAARPAVWVHPGLWLRKTRRLDALRGTYEALLGAAQDAGVFVEQNARYGLLTDDDRALVRPASLVRGADAHRLADVAAFFDATG from the coding sequence ATGACCGACCTCTTCGCCGGCCGCGTCCTCTTCCACTGCCACACGAGTCACACCGATGGGCGGCCGACGGTGGACGACTACGTCTGCTACGCCGCCGAGCACGGGATCGAGCGCGTCGTCTTCCTCGAACACATCCGCCGCGTGCCGAGCTACGACGTGCCCGCGTTCGCCGACGAGGTGCGCGCGAGCGGCGAGCGCCACGGCGTTCCGACGAACGTCGGGTTCGAAGCTAAAGTGCTGCCGGGCGGCGAACTCGACATCGCGGACGAGCACCTCGCCCTCGCGGATGTGACCGGGATCGCCGAGCACGGATTCCCGGACGACGCGGCGTTGTGGGAGGCGTCGCTCCGGCAGGCGTTCGAGACGTACGGTGGCGATGCCGCGCGCCCGGCGGTGTGGGTCCACCCCGGCCTGTGGCTCCGAAAGACGCGGCGGCTTGACGCGCTTCGCGGCACGTACGAAGCCCTGCTCGGCGCGGCGCAAGACGCGGGCGTGTTCGTCGAGCAGAACGCGCGCTACGGCCTGCTCACCGACGACGACCGCGCGCTCGTTCGCCCCGCATCGCTCGTGCGCGGTGCCGACGCCCACCGCCTCGCCGACGTCGCCGCGTTTTTCGACGCGACGGGCTGA
- a CDS encoding SDR family oxidoreductase encodes MTSYHGRTVLVTGASLGIGEAIARQLARDGAHVLLSARSEGRLNALADEFRSRGGEATVIAHDLGTPGAAQALFDKVTAAGHEVDVLVNNAGFGKLGAFLDYEAGVYESMVTLNVTNLVALTRLFLPAMIERGTGGVLNVASTAAFQPVPHFAVYAASKAFVLSFTEALHAEVAGTGVAVTALCPGPTSTGFFDAADMDGAPGGRPAETPEKVARVGLEALLKNERSTVSGALNSVMAFATRFVPKKVILEVGKRMMQ; translated from the coding sequence ATGACTTCGTACCACGGCCGCACCGTCCTCGTCACCGGCGCCTCGCTCGGCATCGGCGAAGCCATCGCCCGGCAGCTCGCTCGCGACGGCGCCCACGTCCTCCTCTCCGCCCGTTCCGAAGGTCGCCTGAACGCGCTCGCCGACGAGTTCCGCAGCCGCGGCGGCGAAGCGACCGTCATCGCCCACGACCTCGGCACGCCGGGCGCGGCGCAGGCGCTCTTCGACAAAGTCACCGCCGCCGGCCACGAGGTCGACGTGCTCGTCAACAACGCCGGCTTCGGGAAGCTCGGCGCGTTCCTCGACTACGAGGCCGGGGTGTACGAGTCGATGGTGACGCTGAACGTGACGAACCTCGTCGCGCTCACGCGGCTGTTCCTCCCGGCGATGATCGAGCGCGGCACGGGCGGCGTGCTCAACGTGGCCTCGACGGCCGCCTTCCAGCCCGTCCCCCACTTCGCCGTCTACGCCGCGTCGAAGGCGTTCGTCCTCTCGTTCACTGAGGCCCTCCACGCCGAGGTCGCTGGCACAGGCGTCGCCGTCACCGCCCTCTGCCCCGGCCCGACGTCCACGGGCTTCTTCGATGCAGCCGACATGGACGGAGCCCCGGGCGGTCGCCCCGCCGAGACGCCGGAGAAGGTCGCCCGCGTCGGCCTCGAAGCGCTCCTGAAGAACGAGCGATCGACGGTCAGCGGCGCGCTCAACAGCGTCATGGCCTTCGCCACCCGCTTCGTGCCGAAGAAGGTGATCCTCGAAGTCGGGAAGCGGATGATGCAGTAG
- the prmC gene encoding peptide chain release factor N(5)-glutamine methyltransferase yields MTTRRALLDEAAVRLSDAGIENARRNAEWMLEGALGLDRTTLLANLGEPVTAEERAAFDALVARRLGREPLQYVVGHADFYGLRLRVTPAVLIPRPETEEVVEAALGHLRAVKTPWVLDMGTGSGAIALALKHERPDAEVFACDISEDALAIAAHNAERLALDVSFVHADALAPAFVEGVPACFDALVSNPPYVPDGEAATLEPEVRDFEPSAALFAGDDPLLHYRAITGHAARVLKPGGLLLFETHTDYADAVCALLAESGYTDTAVKSDLSGRPRIVWGWKGDEVRATNGE; encoded by the coding sequence ATGACGACCCGGCGAGCCCTCTTGGACGAAGCGGCGGTGCGGCTTTCCGACGCCGGCATCGAAAACGCCCGGCGCAACGCCGAGTGGATGCTCGAAGGTGCGCTCGGCCTCGACCGCACGACGCTCCTCGCGAACCTCGGCGAGCCGGTGACGGCCGAGGAGCGCGCGGCGTTCGACGCCCTTGTCGCGCGCCGCCTCGGCCGCGAGCCATTGCAATACGTCGTCGGCCACGCCGATTTCTACGGGCTCCGGCTCCGCGTGACGCCCGCCGTGCTCATCCCACGCCCCGAGACCGAGGAGGTCGTCGAAGCCGCACTCGGGCACCTCCGGGCCGTGAAAACGCCCTGGGTCCTCGATATGGGGACGGGCAGCGGCGCGATCGCGCTCGCTCTCAAGCACGAGCGGCCCGACGCCGAGGTCTTCGCCTGCGACATCTCCGAGGACGCCCTCGCGATTGCCGCCCACAACGCCGAGCGGCTCGCCCTCGACGTGTCGTTCGTCCACGCCGATGCCCTCGCGCCAGCCTTCGTCGAGGGTGTCCCCGCGTGCTTCGACGCGCTCGTCTCGAACCCGCCCTACGTCCCCGACGGCGAGGCCGCGACGCTCGAACCGGAGGTCCGCGACTTCGAGCCGTCGGCGGCCCTCTTCGCGGGCGACGACCCGCTCCTGCACTACCGCGCCATCACCGGCCACGCCGCGCGCGTGCTCAAGCCCGGCGGCCTCCTCCTCTTCGAGACCCACACCGACTACGCCGACGCCGTCTGCGCGCTCCTCGCCGAGAGCGGCTACACCGACACCGCCGTGAAATCCGACCTCTCCGGCCGCCCCCGCATCGTGTGGGGCTGGAAGGGCGACGAGGTTCGAGCGACGAACGGCGAGTGA
- a CDS encoding histone deacetylase: MRVSYGPDYFVPLPPRHPFPMGKFPALHRLLLAEGLIRPDEVIAPREADWSDLLLVHTRSYLDKLATGTQSRHEERRMGLPWSPALVRRSRLAVQGTINAAFMALHDGLAGNLAGGTHHAMPGHAEGFCVLNDVAVAIRVLERSRWLRRALIVDLDVHQGNGNAAFFADDPAVFTFSMHGAKNYPFRKPPSSLDVPLPDGTGDADYLATLARHLPGVLDATAPDLVFYLGGIDVRRDDRFGRLALSREGIAARDRFVIESVLERGLPLCLLLSGGYAATPEETADLHAILFREAAAMAQGAMG; the protein is encoded by the coding sequence ATGCGCGTCTCGTACGGCCCCGACTATTTCGTCCCGCTCCCGCCGCGCCACCCGTTCCCGATGGGGAAATTCCCGGCGCTGCACCGGCTCCTGCTCGCCGAAGGCCTCATCCGGCCCGACGAGGTGATCGCGCCGCGCGAGGCCGACTGGTCAGACCTGCTGCTCGTCCACACCCGCAGCTACCTCGACAAGCTGGCGACGGGGACGCAGAGCCGCCACGAGGAGCGGCGGATGGGGCTGCCGTGGAGCCCGGCGCTCGTGCGCCGCTCCCGCCTCGCCGTGCAGGGGACGATCAACGCCGCCTTCATGGCGCTCCACGACGGGCTCGCGGGGAATCTCGCCGGTGGGACGCACCACGCCATGCCCGGCCACGCCGAGGGCTTCTGCGTGCTCAACGACGTGGCCGTCGCCATCCGCGTGCTCGAACGCTCGCGCTGGCTCCGCCGCGCGCTCATCGTCGACCTCGACGTGCATCAGGGCAACGGCAACGCCGCGTTCTTCGCCGACGACCCGGCCGTGTTCACGTTCTCGATGCACGGCGCGAAGAACTACCCCTTCCGCAAGCCGCCCTCCTCGCTCGACGTGCCCCTCCCCGACGGCACCGGCGACGCCGACTACCTCGCCACGCTCGCCCGCCACCTGCCCGGCGTGCTCGACGCTACCGCGCCCGACCTCGTGTTCTACCTCGGCGGCATCGACGTGCGGCGCGACGACCGCTTCGGCCGGCTCGCCCTCTCGCGCGAAGGGATCGCGGCGCGCGACCGCTTCGTCATCGAGTCCGTGCTGGAGCGGGGACTGCCGCTCTGCCTCCTCCTCTCCGGCGGCTACGCGGCGACGCCCGAGGAGACCGCCGACCTCCACGCGATCCTATTCCGCGAAGCTGCCGCCATGGCGCAGGGCGCGATGGGATAG